In Globicephala melas chromosome 20, mGloMel1.2, whole genome shotgun sequence, the genomic window GGCAGAGCCTCAAGGACGAGATGGCCCGCCACCTGCAGGAGTACCAGGACCTGCTCAGCGTTAAACTGGCCCTGGATATCGAGATCGCCACCTACAGGAAGCTGCTGGAGGGCGAAGAGAACCGGTGAGGCCTGCCTAGCAGCCCTCCCTGCTGGCCCCTCCCTGGAGTTGCTTTGCTCCCTTCAGGGACTGTCTCATTCAGTCTTGCGTCCAGCTCCCTCCtatcccagtgcccagcacagtgcttgcCTGACACACAGTTGGTATTCAATGAATGTCTGATGAATGAGTGAACGGATTCAATTCAGCCCATGTTGATTAGGTCCCAGAGTAAGGACTCCGGTAACCTCCCAAACTGAGGctcactccccaccctcccaACAAAAATCGGACTTCTTTTCCCCTGACCAGTGTCTTCTGCCTCCTGGGAATTCTCTTCGCCACTCTTCTTTCCCCTCTGCCATCCTCCAGGCATCCACTCTCTTTTGAAAAGAGATGTTCCCCTCACAATATCCAGGCCCCTTGCCGGCTTTGGTAGCTCCAAGGAGTGTGTTTGCTGCTGGGGAAGCTGAAAGATGGGGTCGGCCTTTCCTGGCAAGGAAAAAAGCCTCAAAGCTGTCATGAAATCCTGGCCTGGGGATATCCTCGGGCAGCCTGgtcacccctctctctctctgctgtctTTCAGCATCACCATTCCTGTGCAGACCTTCTCCAACCTGCAGATCCGAGGTCAGTAGAACAGGGTCTTGTGGGCAGAGTGTTGGattcctgcccccttccccaggcctgTGGGTTGCTGTTCTGGCCTGGGGCCCAGGACCAGGGCCTGGGGCTCTCCATGGGGACCTTCATGATTCACCGCAGAACTTCTAGCCAGAACACACCATCCCAGAGCATtcgaggtggggcttgcagcctGCTCTGCCCTTtgtcccaccccacacccccatccccaccccccattccATTGCAGAACTGGGTGACGGTCTCAACCTCTGTCCTATCTGCAGATCCCTGATTAAGCTCTGCCCATCCAAGTGTttgatgtttgtgtgttttttttttttaactgcttatCACTACAGGGGGCAAAAGCACCAAAGAAGGGGAAAGTCACAAGGTCACAAGACACCTCAAAAGACTCACAATACAGGTTATACCAATACAGGCTCACCAGATTGTAAATGGAGCCCCCGCCGGCTCGGCTCTCGGTTAgctgcctgccctgcctgccttctAGACACGGTGCTCTTCCCAGCTTGATAGGGAGCGAGCCTCACCAAGCCCACTTTCCCCATCCTCTTGGGCTCCCTCCTCCCAGGTTTCCTTAAAGGGCCAAGCCTGTGTCATTTTCCCAGCAAcctcagcacccagcccaggACCTGGCACAGGGTAAATGTAGGTTAAAGTAGCAGAGTTGGCCGGTGTTCAAGGTGATCAGTCCTCGGATGCGCAGATGAGATACTCGGGGGCCTCTGAGCAAATGCCAGCCTCTGCCTCACCTCTTTCCCATCCCTGGGAGGGCCCCTAGGGTCTCGCTGTGCCCGGCGGCCAGGCTCTCTGCCTGATTTGTCTGTCCCTGAGGCTCCATTGCTCAGCTCAGTGATGATTCAACCTAGAGGGTTATTTCCCCCTGGACTGCTGCTCTTGGAGTGAATAAAGTTTTATGTCCCCTGCTCTTAATTTTAACTATTAGTGAGTGTGACATgtcatatttttctctctgagGAGGGGAAAAGAGAGTGTATGTGGCCCTCAAATGATTCTTagctaaggaaaaataaattcttctttcttttgggcTAGAAATTTAGGAACACTAGCTATGCATGTCCCAGGGCTTAGTTCAGCATCAGAAGGGTTAACCAGGCAGACCAGGTAAAGGCAATACTGCCAAATGCCAGATAGAAAAGGCTCACTAGGGCccagagaagaggcagagagaagtaggaaagaggaagggggaCAGGAAAGGGACCCACGTGTATTGAGCACTAATATGTGCCCGTTGTTTAACTGACTCCTCACTCCCACGTAGAAAAGTAGACAACagcatccccattttgcagatgaggacactgaggctggaAGAGGTAAAttaacttgcccacagtcacgTGGCTGAGCTGGGACTCAAGTTCTGGCCTGCCTGACTTCAAAACGCACATGCTCCTTCCTTGGCACGGCGCTGGGTCGTCAGGAAgccaggggccaggtgagggctTGCAGAGGGGCTGAAGTGCAGCCAGGCCAGGAGAGTGAGCAGGGCAGCAAGGACTTGCCCAGCACCATGGGGACTTAGGAGGTTGCCAGCCCCTTTGGAAGAGCCTATGCCCTCTCTGCCTGATTGGCTAGGCTTTTGTACTCATGATTGGGGCTTTCATGGTGAAACCGAGGGTGGGAGAGGATGTCTAGTGCCCTGAAAGCCCATGGAGGCCTCCTCTCCTCATGCCTGCAGAAACCAGCCTGGACACCAATTCCGTGACAGAAGGCCACCTCAAGAGGAACATCGTGGTGAAGACCGTGGAGATGCGGGACGGAGAGGTGAGGAGGGTGGATCCCAGATTCTGGCCCCAGCAGACTCTGGAAGAAAGCTTGACTGGTACATAGAAGGTTGTTGATAATTCGCAAAGAGCTCCTCTGGGAGGCTCTGCAAGAGGGGAAGGAACCCGGATGTAATTCATTTCCCCAGCCCCTCCACTGGCAGTTCTAAGGGGATCCTGGGTGCCTAGACCACTGGATGGGGTCCTGACTCCAGCTTTCTCCCTGTCTCACCCTCAGACTCAGGTGCCCCCATGCCAGgcctgggggagagagaaagaaaattaaagttagTAGCTTTCACTCCCAACTTTCAACTTGCAGCTTGGTGAAAGGAACCTGGCAGAAGAATGGGATGGGGGGATTGGTCATAACCCCCTCCCCATCACACCAGCAACAGTACCAGCTAATCTTACAAGATCAgctcaccatgtgccaggcacggtGCTAGTTGTTTGCCCGTGTTACCTCATCTCCCCCTCTGACTGCTGCATGGGTGTGTTCCGGCTACTATCATAGAAAAGATGACCCAGGAAGGCGGGGGACTTGTCTAGGTCCACAGCCTAGCTGTGGTGGACCTGGAGTCTGTGTGAGCTCCTAACCTAACCGTGGCACCTTCTCTGTCCCCTGCAGGTCATTAAGGAGTCCAAGCAGGAGCACAAGGATGTGATGTGAGGCAGGACCCACCTGGTGGTCCCTGCCCCACAGTATGAGGGGCCTGCAGCAGGAGTTGGGGTAGTTGCCTCTCCTCTGCTAGTTAATTTCCCCAGACTTGAgttcccacccaccccagctgcTCCTTTTCCCCCTCAGTCTCTATGTCAGCTTGCTGCCCTAGGCTCCATCAGCATTAAGCCTGTCAGACAGCACCCACCCAGCACCCAGCAACTCTAACAGGGCACTCACTCCAAAGGGGCAGCCTGGAGGGGCATGGCCAGCAGTTTGGGTTAGaattgggagggaggagagaagttggggagggcagggagaccTAATAAATCACCCTCCGTATCCCGAATCCCTGTTGTCATGCCAACTGTTGCCAGAGCCGGAGGTGTCTGGGGGTATCTGGAAATGGGGCCTTTGAATTTCCTCAGGCTGGTGGAGGAAATCCGAGACTCTGAGACAGGCAGGGGAATCCCCACAGGCAAGGAGGCCTTGGCCAGGGGCTTATTCTTCTAGACTGACTCTGACCAGTCTGAGGATGGGTGGGGCTATCCTGCCACCTGGAGTAGTCGTCAGACAGAATTCCTGGGCTGCCCAGATTGCAGAGGGGCCTCCTGAGTGAGGGTTCAAGCGGCTCAGCCCCACTGAGCTGCCACGTGGGCATGCCGTGGGCCCGTGGGAGCTTGATTCTCAGCATTTGGGGGAACTACAGTGTAAGTGGTGAGGGAAGGGGTGCTGGGAGGGAGTAGAAGGGGGCCTGGCCCCGAGCTgtgggcacagagaggtcaagccCAGGaggactccccccaccccatacagGTTGGAGGGGGGCAGGTAGAGATGGTAGAGGAGGCGGTTGGGATGAGGCCAGACATCAGAGTGGGGGGCTGTGAGTGAGCAGTTACACTTGGCCTCTGGGTCGTGGGAATCAGGAAAGTGACTCATCCTCTTGAAGATggtgaaacaggaaagaaagaggctGCTGGTCCTGGGGGCAGGgcccactttgtcccagctctAAAGGCCCTCTCCTGGCTGCGTAATCCCTGTCCACCCAGGCCTGGGAGCCGCTGCAGCTGCCGCCTGACCCCAGCAAATACTGCTAGGCAAAGCCTCTGCTGCACGCCcgagcccctcctccccacagtgACCGCTGCTCTCTAAGCCAAGGCCCCTGTTGTCCCCTCATAGTCAAATACAAAACGTACCCCCGTGTTGTAGGTAGCACCCTATTTCATAATTTGGGAACCCGAGACGCACGCAGAGTGAAGACACTGGTTTGTGTTCCTGAAGCCTAGAGGCAGGACAGCTTGGGGCAGAGACTTTCACCCCGAGCACCTGTTCTGCGGCCCATGGGAAGACTGGCGGGCACGAGATGATCAGTGCCCACGAGAGGAGCTCAGAGGCCCGCTCCAGGGTCCCCATCTCCCTctaaggcagagggagggagaagtagGAGTCCCTCCCTCTTTCTAAGACTGGTGCCCTTCCCCTACTCCCTCCTGCCACCCACTGCTGCTAACCTTCGGGGCACCATTGCTGCCTTTAGTCACTGACATAAATAAAGACAACTGCTGTGGCTTTCcccagagtggactctgatctgTTCggcagaggctggggctgggggaagggggcaggaggtAGCCTTGGACAAGACACAACTTGCTTCTTATCACTGATCATCTTGGGACACCCAGCCACCCCCAGCAGTGGCCACATGACAAATCCCATCTCcagccctgctctgccctgcagCCCTGCTGCCGGCCCCCCACAGCCTTTGCTTCCCACCCCTTTTctcacccccagcccccggcctGGGTGCAATCCGGCAGGAAAGTCCTGAATTCAGTCTCCAATTTCCTCACCCATTTCCCCTGTTGTAGTCTCTACCTGTATTCCCAAACTCACCATTTCTACCTGCCAGTCCCAGGATGAGGCTGGGAAAGAGGATACACACCAGGTACCCCgactcttttcttcctccctctgctacccCCAATTCAAACCGCCCACTTAGCAATCCTCGAAGGCAAGAAAATAAAGCACGTTAAACACTGTTCAACACCAGACAGGTGATAAATGTTAGGTTCACAAgaattcttccttctctgaagTCAGAAGACACGTGCACCCTGGCTACTTCCATCTCGCTCCAGTCCCCCATCTCCCACCAGCCTCGGGCCTCCCCACTTCCCGGATTGGGTCTCAGACTCGCTCATGACAGCAGGGAGCAGGTTATAGCTAACAACTTTGTCCACATGCCCTGCCACACATCCCAGCTCAGGATGCCTATCCAGAGGCATCTGGTACCATTTAACAAACACATTTGAGCACAACTGGTCttcagagctgggaagagagagCCTAGGGGGAGAAGTTGGGATAACAGCGGAATAAGTAACAGCAGCAACGACAGAGGTGAATAGTGATGAAGACTGCCGTGATGAGCAGGTAGCCTATCAGGGTGAGCACCAGGGCAGCCCGAATCTCGGGGTTGGAGAACGAGACTGGGTAGCGGCCTCGAGATGTCACGCCCAGTCGGAGCCCAGCGATGCGCACGCCCTGCCGCCAGCAATAGTAGATGCCCCGGTCTTCCAGCTGGGTGAAGCGGATGTGGAGATGGTTGCCGTGGTCGATGAACACCCTCATGGACCTGTTGACGCCCTTTAGGTACTGCGTGCGGTAGAGGTACTGTTGGTCCTTGTCCCAGGCCACGGCATGCTCCGGCCGGGCCCCGGGACAGGAGATGATTAGTCCATGGCCCAGCCTCTGCTGGTGGAACTGAATGGGCACCGGGGGCAACCAGGGCCGGCTGCCCACTTTGGCCACGTAGCTGAAGAGGGCCATCACACCCTCCtggattttcttcttctcctcgCAGGGCACCAGGCAGCTCCGAAGCAGCAGCTCGGGGACGTGGTCTCTGGCCTTGGCCCGGAGCTGCCTGGGCACAGCCCGTGAACCACAGGACACCACGTCGGGCAGTGTCTTGCGGTAGCGGGGGGAGAGGCCTGGGCTCTGCAGGTAACACAGGCCAATGCGCCACTGCTCCCCGCGCACCCCGCAGCGGTCGCAGGGGGTCCACTCCCAGAAGGTGGTGAAGACACGGAGGCTCCCGTGGTACTCATCTGCAAAGGGCTCCTGGCCCTGGTCCTCGAAGGTGGCCACCATCCTCTCACTGCTCTGGATGTCCACGTCGTAGGCGTAAAAGTAGTCCCCCTTGCGGGTGCCGCAGAAATACAAGCCTGAGTCCTCGGGCTGCGCCCGGAAGACCAACAGGCTGAACATGTGGATGCTGAAGCGGACCAGCATGTCGCTGCCCACGCGCACCTGGGCTGCCTCCGTCAGGACCCGCCCATCAAAGTCCGTCAGCACTTTGGTGTGGCCGCTGCCGAGGTGCTTCTGATAGTACCAGACGACAGCGGAAACCTCCTCGGGCTTGCAGTGGCAGGGGAGCTCGAAGCTCATGTCAGCCAGGTAGGCTGCATTGTCAAACATCAGGAACGCTGGGCAGGGGGTCCTCTGAAAAATGTTCTCCTTCTCCACGATTTCAAAGGCCTGGAGGCTCCCCAACACCCACAGGAGCACAGTGGCCTGGGCCAGGTTCATGCCTGCGCGAGGGAAGAGTCAGAGGGGGCGGGGCAGAACCTAGGCACTAAAGGCCTATGAGGCTTCTAGAAATCACTGCTGGGAGGAGGCATCTAGATGAGGAAAGGATTCAGCAGCCAGGAAAAGAAGCAACAATCTGCAGAGGAAGCTGCCACAGACAAGGCAATTTATTCCCAGTGGATGTACAAGATGCCCTTCTAACGTTCCGGACGTGATCTTGAGGGAAAACCATTCTAGAACCTGGCCCTTTGTCCCCTTTCTAGAACACTGGCACTCACTCAAGAATGGATCAGGGGAAGCCAGAATAAGAAGCAAGGGCCCAGGTACCAGGACAGGGGAATCTCTGCCTCTCTGttccaggccctgccctgcctgcccggTGGAAAGGTCCTCCCTTTGGTTAATCCAGGAGTTGAAGGCAACCCTCCTACCTGCACATCTGGCCACCTGAAGATGCCTGGGAGGCTGGCCAGGCCTGAGCTGATGGCTTGGGGTTTTCCCAGGCTCAACCTGCACGGGAACTCAGCCCCTGGAGCTGGAGAAAAATACTGCACCTCAAATGAGGTAGCATTTGATCGTTTATTGATTAAATGTCCATTCTGTTGGTTTCCAGTTACAAATACTCTTGTTAAGAGCTATGGAGATCAGTATTAGTTTATCATGGAAGATTAacaattttgctttttcctttttttgagtgGAGGCTATAACTGGTGGTACCGGTGTTTGGTTGAGTGCTCACCCACCTCTCAGGGCCATGGGCTAGCAGACTGGCAGACTCTAAGGGTGGGAAGCAAACGTCTTTCAACTTCTTGGGCCCTTGACCATCCTGTGGATCTAACAGTTCAGAATATGGAGCCCCCAAGAGgctggaggaaaagggaaaattcaGTTACTGCTTTTGTTGTGAAACTTCCAAGACCAGAGGGAGTTAGGTGTGGGCTCTTCACTACAGTCTTGCAGAGCCCTCGAGACAACGAAAAACGCCTCCAGTGACCACTGGGGGCCTCTGAAGGTAACTGCTCCCATCAGTCCACATGGTACAGCCTCAGCAGCTCTTGCAGAAGACTCTCCTCCTCCTGAAGCCCACCAGGCTGCTCCCCCAGATCCCGCCCCTCCAGGCTGGGGGTGCCCATGGCCTGCAACTTCTGAAACAAGGCTCTGCAGCGCTCTCTCTCCGCATGGCTCATCAGGCTCAGGTTCAGGGTGAAGCGGCCGGTGCCGGCCAGGCTGCGCAGGATTCCCAGCACCACCCACCGGTCAGCTGGCCTCACGTGATCAGCCAGCGCCATCAGCATCTCCCCTAGGAGTCCAAACCCCACATCCATCTGGAAGAGGCGGCCCAGCTTTGGGCCCCCGAGCTGCAGCAGGGCCTCGTAGCGCTCTGACCCACTCCGCAAGTATCGCCGCCAATCACGGTAGAACTCAGCCGAGGTCTCGGGCTGGAGGCGTGTTTTCTCCTGGATcgcaaaggaaggaaagagagtacAGAGCTCCTCCAGCTGCTCTGTGACAGTGAGAGTGAGGGGAGCCTGTGGATTTTCATCTGAGCTCTAGTATCACTCTCTGAGCACTGGCAAGGCTGCGGTCCCTGTGGgcctcattttcagatgagggaacaagggatgggatggggagggagggtccCAAGGAACCCAGGCTGTGATTTGAGACTCTCAGTTGTACCAGACTTTTCCTACTGATGAATGTGGACATAGCCCTGCTCTGTAAGACTAAGTCAGAGTTTACTCTGGGCAGGGCAGGAGAGGGGGTAATTGGAAACCtcgggaggagagaaaggaactcCAGATGAGTATTAAGGATATGACAGGCTGGATCTCCTTCCCGACACTGCCAGAGGGTCACAGGCTCTATACCATAGAACTCGAGGCAGAGCAACCCAAAGCTGATCTGGGAGTGGGACAAGGACTGAACGACAGGGGCCTGCCGAGCCCACATTTCTGACTTGTTCTGGTTGGTTTGGGCCTCACCACCCGTTGgttgcttttctttctgggatTGGAGGCAGAAACCTGCCTCTGTTGGCTTTACatgagaaataaggaaaacatatGTGTTATAAGAAAACAGGGTTGGAGGTTTAAGGCAGAGAATCCTGCTGGGCCTCACCTACCGGGGAGATTTCAGTGGTTTCATCCTGGGAGGGCCTTCCCTGAATAGTGTGACAGTTCCAGGGCACAGTCTTCTTTCCTCCTATCTTGTCCTTCGGCTCCAGCGGCTTCAGATGTGATGCAAGGACAATACCCCTACAGGCAAGGGACAGAGATTAGGGGATGGACCTAATGCCATCTGTAGGTGTGAGGTGGCTGGACTTTGCGTGATACCGGCTGAACCTGTTGGCAGGCCAATATGacaatgataataacaacaaGAGCAACAATAGCTGACACCTTTTGAGCACTTTCCATGTGCCAGATATTGTGCTCAGAATCTTATGTGCAATAACATTTAATCATGACGGTGGTTACTCTCTCTTATGGATGCGGAACAGAGGCTCAgataggttaaataacttgcacaGGATCACACAGGTAGCAGAAGGTACGGCCAAGACTGAGCCCACAATTGTCTGACTCCAAGTGCACGCTCTTATCCACTATGGTAAACCATAACAGGAGAGCCTGAGAAAAGTGGCAGTAAGCCGACCTGAACTCCTCATAGGAAGCCACCCTCTGTTCCACTGCCCGTAACTTGGCAGCATTTTCCCGTTTGTACTTCTCATCAGCAGTGAGTGCAGCCTGCAGCTCTTTCTCCAAAGCCTTGAAGTCAATGatgtcattccttttcatggcctgTGCCTGGGAAGGCAAAGGGAATGAATGTCAGCA contains:
- the FAM187A gene encoding Ig-like V-type domain-containing protein FAM187A; translation: MNLAQATVLLWVLGSLQAFEIVEKENIFQRTPCPAFLMFDNAAYLADMSFELPCHCKPEEVSAVVWYYQKHLGSGHTKVLTDFDGRVLTEAAQVRVGSDMLVRFSIHMFSLLVFRAQPEDSGLYFCGTRKGDYFYAYDVDIQSSERMVATFEDQGQEPFADEYHGSLRVFTTFWEWTPCDRCGVRGEQWRIGLCYLQSPGLSPRYRKTLPDVVSCGSRAVPRQLRAKARDHVPELLLRSCLVPCEEKKKIQEGVMALFSYVAKVGSRPWLPPVPIQFHQQRLGHGLIISCPGARPEHAVAWDKDQQYLYRTQYLKGVNRSMRVFIDHGNHLHIRFTQLEDRGIYYCWRQGVRIAGLRLGVTSRGRYPVSFSNPEIRAALVLTLIGYLLITAVFITIHLCRCCCYLFRCYPNFSP
- the DNAAF19 gene encoding coiled-coil domain-containing protein 103 isoform X1 — translated: MKRNDIIDFKALEKELQAALTADEKYKRENAAKLRAVEQRVASYEEFRGIVLASHLKPLEPKDKIGGKKTVPWNCHTIQGRPSQDETTEISPEKTRLQPETSAEFYRDWRRYLRSGSERYEALLQLGGPKLGRLFQMDVGFGLLGEMLMALADHVRPADRWVVLGILRSLAGTGRFTLNLSLMSHAERERCRALFQKLQAMGTPSLEGRDLGEQPGGLQEEESLLQELLRLYHVD
- the DNAAF19 gene encoding coiled-coil domain-containing protein 103 isoform X2; this encodes MKRNDIIDFKALEKELQAALTADEKYKRENAAKLRAVEQRVASYEEFRGIVLASHLKPLEPKDKIGGKKTVPWNCHTIQGRPSQDETTEISPVGENTPPARDLG